A genomic region of Vanessa tameamea isolate UH-Manoa-2023 chromosome 11, ilVanTame1 primary haplotype, whole genome shotgun sequence contains the following coding sequences:
- the LOC135193501 gene encoding cilia- and flagella-associated protein 157 yields MAPKKDKGKGKEEETHKGGGGTFTEVERTFLELQVAECNRKIARLRTAVDEYEQRNEELQKAYDKLDEDRADIIAYLKKTLNLKNEENNELKEKVKGLEETREIETAQFKETVTDLERNFTIMKDQLTSENKLLAGKLNTLEEFRAIRDDLMKKFDKQEQAFKDQEMKYKRVIYDAEKKFVIGKDKLKKEMEARLLQLAQDFQDATELRIAASTHRVIRENIAINNELDSILSTQAKLADQNEKYKDSERAARVAMELAEEERDKAINKNVVQLKVIDQLTTAFQEIKTEKALYEKRNYDFETLQGKIQKLVKENENLSLQVRILEQNLHARMSDQNKALVETTKVSKESAKFKRILKEAAIAIQAALKLDDWATKDPTREIMDRQVLLSHLLDLITQYREIQHAASSDSIASLGRVYEEGDLGFIPKPLQKKSASTTVMSVASKDSVKAEKGVSQATLSSSSIGSIKTIPSIKLVPPSTEPELTGKDSLPSFVTSIKSGVTSSEGEPEEISESEMNIEQKIEASKLEIQKSILKDLQYSQMALQSQAHISSEKNIISKTVILEEPQEKVEDETETKEDLSVQEQDKLDDSEDHEAEGEAQEESAKEVE; encoded by the coding sequence atggcaCCAAAAAAAGACAAAGGTAAAGGAAAAGAGGAAGAAACTCACAAAGGTGGAGGAGGCACATTTACAGAAGTGGAGCGAACGTTTTTAGAACTACAAGTAGCAGAATGCAACAGAAAAATTGCAAGACTACGTACCGCTGTGGATGAATATGAACAACGCAATGAAGAGCTGCAAAAGGCATACGATAAGCTCGATGAAGACAGAGCTGATATTATCGCGTACTTAAAAAAGACATTAAACTTAAAGAATGAGGAAAATAATGAACTAAAAGAAAAAGTTAAGGGGTTAGAGGAAACAAGAGAGATAGAAACGGCACAGTTCAAAGAAACTGTTACTGACTTGGAAAGAAACTTCACTATTATGAAAGATCAATTGACCTCAGAAAATAAATTGCTTGCtggaaaattaaatactttggaAGAGTTTAGGGCTATACGAGATGATTTGATGAAGAAATTTGATAAACAAGAACAAGCGTTTAAAGATCAAGAAATGAAGTATAAGCGAGTTATTTATGATGCAGAAAAGAAGTTTGTTATTGGTAAAGATAAGCTGAAGAAAGAGATGGAAGCTCGTCTATTACAGTTGGCCCAAGATTTTCAAGATGCTACTGAGTTAAGAATAGCTGCATCAACACACAGAGTTATAAGGGaaaatatagcaataaataACGAATTGGATAGTATTTTATCAACTCAAGCTAAATTAGCTGAtcaaaacgaaaaatataaagaCAGTGAAAGAGCTGCTAGAGTAGCTATGGAGTTAGCTGAAGAGGAGAGagataaagcaataaataaaaacgttgtaCAACTCAAAGTTATCGATCAGTTAACTACTGCTTTTCAAGAAATTAAAACAGAAAAGgctttatatgaaaaaagaaattatgACTTTGAAACATTACAGGGAAAAATTCAAAAGCTTgtcaaagaaaatgaaaatttatccTTGCAAGTTCGAATACTAGAGCAAAATTTGCATGCTCGTATGAGTGATCAAAATAAAGCATTAGTAGAAACAACGAAAGTTTCGAAGGAAAGTGCCAAATTCAAACGAATATTAAAAGAAGCCGCAATAGCTATACAGGCAGCACTTAAGCTAGACGATTGGGCTACGAAAGATCCAACAAGAGAAATTATGGATAGACAAGTTTTATTATCACATTTGTTAGATTTGATAACACAGTATCGCGAAATACAACACGCAGCATCATCTGACTCAATAGCATCTTTAGGAAGAGTTTATGAAGAAGGTGACTTAGGATTTATACCAAAACCTTTACAGAAAAAATCTGCTTCAACAACTGTTATGTCAGTTGCTTCTAAAGATTCGGTTAAAGCTGAAAAAGGGGTGTCACAAGCAACTCTTTCTTCTTCATCAATTGGAAGTATTAAGACTATTCCTAGTATAAAACTGGTTCCACCTTCTACTGAACCTGAATTGACAGGAAAAGACAGTTTACCATCTTTTGTCACGTCGATAAAGTCTGGCGTGACTTCGAGTGAGGGTGAACCAGAGGAAATTTCTGAAAGTGAAatgaatattgaacaaaaaatagAAGCTAGTAAATtagaaatacaaaaatcaattttGAAAGATTTACAATATTCTCAAATGGCTTTACAATCGCAAGCTCATATCagtagtgaaaaaaatattatttcaaaaacagttattttagAAGAACCTCAGGAAAAAGTAGAGGATGAAACTGAAACGAAGGAGGATTTGAGTGTTCAAGAACAGGATAAACTTGATGATAGCGAAGACCATGAAGCAGAGGGTGAAGCGCAAGAAGAATCAGCAAAAGAAGTAGAATAA